The following are encoded in a window of Cupriavidus oxalaticus genomic DNA:
- the cueR gene encoding Cu(I)-responsive transcriptional regulator: protein MNIGQAASVSGVSAKMIRYYERIGLVTSAARSAGNYRKYGEADIHTLRFIGRARAMGFSMAQIRELLGLWQNKRRASATVKAIAKQRIQELDARIAALSGMRDTLLYLSRHCEGDDRPACPILDEISRATQPQLLVAQATRH, encoded by the coding sequence ATGAATATCGGGCAAGCCGCCAGCGTATCTGGCGTCTCGGCCAAAATGATCCGCTATTACGAACGTATCGGCTTGGTGACTTCTGCGGCGCGCAGCGCCGGAAACTACCGAAAATATGGCGAAGCAGACATCCATACGCTGCGCTTCATCGGACGCGCCCGGGCGATGGGCTTCTCGATGGCCCAGATTCGAGAGCTGCTTGGACTGTGGCAGAACAAGCGGCGCGCGAGCGCAACGGTGAAGGCGATCGCTAAACAGCGGATTCAGGAACTGGACGCCCGAATCGCCGCGCTCTCCGGCATGCGTGACACGCTGCTGTACTTGTCGCGGCATTGCGAAGGCGACGATCGCCCCGCCTGTCCGATCCTCGATGAAATCAGCCGTGCAACTCAGCCACAACTGTTGGTGGCGCAAGCAACGAGGCATTGA
- a CDS encoding heavy metal translocating P-type ATPase, with translation MPEASARDPVCGMTVKRDVPYQASYAGAQYFFCSSACKQRFEADPTRYVEEQSESAPDEGEAASGTTYTCPMHPEIRQDRPGTCPKCGMALEPVMPSLEDDQNPELAAFRHRFWWTLPLTVAVVLLAMLGDRLGVLEPATQSWLELALSAPVVLWAGFPIYARCLQSFRNRSPNMWTLIGLGTGAAFMYSVAATVSPELFPRTFVMHGRIAVYFEAAAVIISLTLLGQIFELRARSQTSAAIKSLLGLAPKTARRLNPDGSEDDIPLTHVHVGDLLRIRPGEKVPTDGAVTEGASAIDESMITGEPLPVSKRVGDHVIGATINTSGSLVMRSEKVGAQTVLSQIVQMVAQAQRSKAPMQRMADRVAGVFVVVVVAIALLTFFAWGVFGPEPSWVFGLVNAVAVLIIACPCALGLATPMSIMVASGNGATKGILFRDAAAIEHFRKVDTLIVDKTGTLTEGRPSFERAFGVDPFDETEVLRLAASLDQGSEHPLAATLVSAARERGLAVAKAQEFASDTGMGVRGRVDGYQLVLGNTALMHQDQIKVEALAAQADTLRQQGASVMYLAVDRKLAGVLAVSDPVKTSTPEALATLRQTGVRVVMATGDGVVTARAVAGRLGIDEFHGEVKPADKLALVEKLQAEGRVVAMAGDGINDAPALAKADVGVAMGTGTDVAMHSAQMTLVKGDLRGIARARELSEATIANMRQNLGFAFVYNALGIPLAAGLLYPFTGWLLSPMIAALAMSLSSVSVISNALRLRRRVA, from the coding sequence ATGCCTGAGGCCAGTGCGCGCGATCCTGTGTGCGGCATGACAGTCAAACGTGATGTGCCATACCAGGCGAGCTACGCCGGGGCACAGTATTTCTTTTGCAGTAGCGCCTGCAAGCAGCGGTTTGAGGCCGACCCAACGCGCTATGTCGAGGAACAAAGCGAATCGGCACCCGACGAAGGCGAAGCAGCGTCGGGCACCACCTACACGTGCCCGATGCACCCCGAAATCCGCCAGGATCGTCCCGGCACCTGCCCAAAGTGCGGCATGGCGCTGGAACCGGTCATGCCGAGTCTCGAGGACGACCAGAATCCCGAGCTCGCCGCGTTTCGCCATCGCTTCTGGTGGACCCTGCCGCTGACGGTTGCTGTCGTGCTGCTCGCGATGCTGGGGGACCGCCTCGGGGTCCTGGAACCGGCAACGCAAAGCTGGCTGGAACTCGCCTTGTCCGCGCCCGTGGTGCTGTGGGCGGGATTCCCGATCTACGCCCGCTGCCTGCAGTCGTTCCGAAACCGCAGCCCGAACATGTGGACGCTGATCGGCCTGGGTACTGGGGCGGCGTTCATGTACAGCGTCGCGGCCACCGTATCGCCGGAGCTCTTTCCCCGCACCTTTGTCATGCATGGCCGCATCGCCGTCTACTTCGAAGCTGCGGCCGTCATCATTTCGCTGACCTTGCTCGGTCAGATCTTTGAATTGCGGGCGCGCTCGCAGACGTCGGCGGCCATCAAGTCGCTGCTCGGCCTGGCTCCCAAGACGGCGCGCCGCCTCAATCCGGACGGCAGTGAGGACGATATCCCGCTGACGCACGTGCATGTCGGTGATCTGCTGCGGATTCGCCCGGGCGAGAAGGTACCCACCGATGGCGCCGTGACCGAAGGGGCCAGCGCCATCGATGAATCGATGATCACCGGTGAGCCCTTGCCAGTTTCCAAGCGCGTCGGCGATCACGTGATCGGCGCCACCATCAACACCTCGGGTAGCCTGGTGATGCGCTCGGAAAAGGTTGGCGCCCAGACGGTACTGTCGCAGATCGTGCAGATGGTGGCCCAGGCGCAGCGTTCCAAGGCGCCCATGCAGCGGATGGCGGACCGGGTGGCCGGCGTGTTCGTGGTGGTGGTCGTGGCCATCGCCTTGCTCACCTTCTTCGCCTGGGGCGTCTTCGGCCCTGAGCCGAGCTGGGTCTTTGGCCTGGTCAATGCGGTGGCGGTGCTGATCATTGCCTGTCCCTGCGCGCTGGGGCTTGCCACCCCGATGTCGATCATGGTGGCCAGCGGGAACGGCGCGACCAAGGGCATCCTGTTCCGGGATGCGGCGGCCATCGAGCACTTCCGCAAGGTCGACACCCTTATCGTCGACAAGACGGGCACCCTGACCGAAGGGCGTCCGAGCTTCGAACGGGCGTTTGGCGTCGATCCGTTTGATGAGACCGAAGTGCTCCGCCTGGCGGCGAGCCTCGACCAGGGCAGCGAGCATCCGCTGGCGGCGACCCTCGTCAGCGCCGCGCGTGAGCGCGGCCTGGCCGTGGCGAAGGCGCAGGAGTTCGCCTCGGACACAGGGATGGGGGTACGCGGCCGCGTCGATGGCTATCAGCTCGTGCTGGGCAATACCGCCCTGATGCACCAGGACCAGATCAAGGTCGAAGCCCTGGCGGCGCAGGCGGATACCCTCCGGCAGCAAGGCGCCAGTGTCATGTATCTGGCGGTGGATCGGAAATTGGCCGGGGTGCTTGCGGTCTCCGACCCCGTTAAGACCAGTACGCCCGAAGCGCTGGCGACGCTCAGGCAAACCGGAGTGCGCGTGGTGATGGCCACTGGTGATGGCGTTGTCACAGCCAGGGCGGTGGCCGGGCGCCTTGGCATCGACGAGTTCCACGGCGAGGTCAAGCCGGCCGACAAGCTGGCGCTCGTCGAGAAACTGCAAGCGGAAGGCCGCGTGGTCGCGATGGCCGGCGACGGCATCAACGACGCCCCGGCATTGGCCAAAGCCGACGTGGGCGTCGCCATGGGCACCGGTACCGATGTGGCGATGCACAGCGCCCAGATGACCCTCGTCAAGGGCGATTTGCGCGGCATCGCCCGCGCCCGCGAACTGTCCGAAGCCACTATCGCCAACATGCGGCAGAACCTGGGCTTCGCCTTCGTCTACAACGCGCTGGGCATCCCGCTGGCGGCGGGGCTGCTGTACCCGTTCACCGGCTGGCTGCTGTCGCCAATGATCGCGGCACTGGCCATGAGCCTGAGTTCGGTCTCGGTGATTTCCAACGCGCTACGGCTGAGGCGCCGTGTGGCCTAA